The Mycolicibacterium flavescens genome has a segment encoding these proteins:
- the tetR_3 gene encoding transcriptional regulator — MARQATAEKRQRRERGSINPDDIIKGAFELAEEVGIDNLSMPLLGKHLGVGVTSIYWYFRKKDDLLNAMTDRALRQYVFATPYVEAKDWRETLRNHAHTMRKTFMGNPILCDLILIRSALSPRVAKLGVQEVEKAIAGLVEAGLSAEDAFDTYSAVSVHVRGSVVLHRLREKNRAANEGPSDLEDTMSIDADSTPLLALVTEKGHHIGAADDKNFEFGLECILDRAERLIDDAGAKSAKKTARKR; from the coding sequence GTGGCAAGGCAGGCGACCGCGGAGAAGCGTCAACGACGCGAGCGCGGATCGATCAATCCCGACGACATCATCAAGGGCGCCTTCGAACTCGCCGAAGAGGTGGGCATCGACAACCTGTCCATGCCGCTGCTCGGCAAGCATCTCGGCGTCGGCGTCACCAGCATCTACTGGTACTTCCGCAAGAAGGACGATCTTCTCAACGCGATGACCGACCGCGCGCTGCGCCAGTACGTCTTCGCCACGCCCTACGTCGAAGCCAAAGACTGGCGCGAGACGCTGCGCAACCATGCCCACACCATGCGAAAGACGTTCATGGGCAACCCGATCCTTTGTGACCTGATCCTCATCCGGTCGGCGCTGAGCCCCCGGGTGGCCAAGCTCGGCGTGCAGGAGGTGGAGAAGGCGATCGCCGGCCTGGTGGAGGCTGGCCTGTCGGCCGAGGACGCGTTCGACACCTACTCGGCGGTCTCGGTGCACGTTCGCGGATCCGTTGTGCTGCACCGCCTTCGGGAGAAGAATCGGGCCGCCAACGAGGGCCCCAGCGATCTCGAGGACACCATGAGCATCGACGCCGACAGCACACCGCTGCTGGCGTTGGTCACAGAGAAGGGCCACCACATCGGCGCGGCCGACGACAAGAACTTCGAGTTTGGTCTCGAGTGCATCCTCGACCGGGCGGAACGCCTGATCGACGACGCCGGCGCGAAGTCGGCGAAGAAGACCGCCCGCAAGCGCTAG
- the pdhR_6 gene encoding transcriptional regulator translates to MTSAHRIRQPRVAEIIAARLRDDILSGRLKEGDVLPSQDGLLAEFGVSPPALREAIHILETEGLISVRRGNMGGAVVHQPSADRTAHMISMVLQARSATPADVSGALLHLEPICASMCAARADRMTEVVPHLEDEIQRQIDEFDDPSRYVPNARRFHETIVSRCGNEPMILLIGSLELIWSAHESSVWGDETGADPMNDKTMRAALRDHQRLLDAIRDGNQARAARLAADHLAVARRNTLAAGTDKTIEAKLISDVQ, encoded by the coding sequence ATGACCAGCGCGCACAGGATCCGTCAGCCCCGAGTGGCCGAGATCATCGCTGCGCGGCTGCGAGACGACATCCTGTCCGGGCGGCTCAAAGAGGGCGACGTGCTGCCATCGCAGGACGGCCTGCTCGCCGAGTTCGGCGTCAGCCCACCGGCATTGCGCGAGGCCATCCACATCCTCGAGACGGAGGGCCTGATCTCGGTACGGCGCGGCAACATGGGGGGTGCGGTCGTGCATCAGCCGTCGGCGGACCGCACCGCCCACATGATCAGCATGGTGCTGCAGGCCCGGTCGGCGACTCCCGCGGACGTCAGCGGCGCACTGCTGCACCTCGAACCGATCTGCGCGAGCATGTGCGCGGCCAGGGCCGACCGCATGACCGAGGTCGTGCCCCACCTCGAGGACGAGATACAGAGACAGATCGACGAATTCGACGACCCGTCACGGTATGTCCCCAATGCCCGGCGGTTCCACGAGACGATCGTCTCCCGCTGCGGCAACGAGCCAATGATCCTGTTGATCGGCTCGCTGGAGCTGATTTGGTCGGCGCACGAGTCGTCGGTGTGGGGCGATGAGACGGGCGCCGATCCGATGAACGACAAGACGATGCGGGCCGCGCTGCGCGATCACCAACGCCTGCTCGACGCGATCCGCGACGGCAACCAGGCCCGCGCGGCGCGACTGGCCGCCGACCACCTTGCGGTCGCACGGCGCAACACGCTCGCGGCCGGAACGGACAAAACTATTGAGGCCAAGCTCATTTCCGACGTTCAGTGA
- the hcl_2 gene encoding acyl-CoA synthetase gives MSDTIDALVRCCAAEHGDKPAVIDPSAEITYAGLDANTREMAAAFVAAGVGKGSRVALIMPNCVEWVRIAIALTRVGAVLVPLSTLLQPPELAAQLRVAAVQFVVAVEEFRGHRYLDDIRAQRGNLPALREVWRADRLPSGGAAPVDEIAAAVTPSDTLAIMFTSGSSGPPKGVIHSHGNALGAVRSGLAARCISAGTRLYLPMPFFWVGGLAGGLLSALLTGATLVTEEMPRPETTLRLIERERVTLFRGWPDQAAALARANAAVGADLSQLRPGSMEALLPPEQRAARGARANLFGMTESFGPYCGYPADTDMPRSAWGSCGKPFDGIEVRIVDPDTGEPVPAGTIGMIQIRGPHVMRGICRRSREDVFTPDGFYPTGDLGHLDDDGFMFYHGRSDDMFKVSGATVYPSEVERALRTIDGVLNAIVTDVAGAVGAVVVSARPVDELRVEARNRLSAFKVPTVWLVTGKDDDIPRKASGKVDVRALREVLREQVR, from the coding sequence ATGTCTGACACGATCGACGCGCTGGTGCGATGCTGCGCCGCCGAACATGGCGACAAGCCGGCGGTAATCGACCCGTCGGCCGAGATCACCTACGCCGGACTCGACGCCAACACGCGCGAGATGGCAGCCGCGTTCGTGGCCGCAGGGGTGGGCAAGGGCAGTCGGGTCGCGTTGATCATGCCGAACTGCGTCGAGTGGGTGCGGATCGCGATCGCGCTGACCCGCGTCGGCGCGGTGCTGGTGCCGTTGAGCACGCTGTTGCAGCCACCCGAACTCGCGGCCCAGCTTCGCGTGGCGGCGGTGCAGTTCGTGGTGGCCGTCGAGGAATTCCGCGGCCACCGCTACCTCGACGACATCCGCGCCCAACGCGGCAATCTCCCGGCTCTGCGCGAGGTCTGGCGCGCGGACCGGCTCCCATCGGGTGGCGCGGCGCCCGTCGACGAGATCGCGGCCGCGGTCACCCCGAGCGACACGCTGGCGATCATGTTCACCTCGGGTAGCAGCGGCCCACCCAAGGGTGTGATCCATTCCCACGGCAACGCTCTGGGCGCGGTGCGATCCGGTTTGGCGGCGCGTTGCATTTCCGCAGGCACCCGGTTGTATCTACCGATGCCGTTCTTCTGGGTGGGCGGGCTGGCGGGCGGCCTGCTGTCTGCGCTGCTGACCGGTGCGACGCTGGTGACCGAGGAGATGCCCCGCCCGGAGACGACACTGCGCCTGATCGAACGCGAGCGCGTGACGCTGTTTCGCGGCTGGCCCGATCAGGCGGCGGCGCTGGCACGCGCGAACGCCGCTGTGGGAGCTGATCTGTCACAGCTGCGGCCCGGCAGCATGGAGGCGTTGCTGCCACCCGAGCAGCGCGCGGCCCGCGGCGCCCGGGCCAATCTGTTCGGTATGACCGAGTCGTTCGGACCGTACTGTGGCTACCCCGCCGACACCGACATGCCGCGCTCGGCATGGGGCAGTTGCGGAAAACCCTTCGACGGCATAGAAGTTCGCATCGTCGACCCCGACACCGGCGAGCCGGTGCCGGCCGGGACCATCGGGATGATCCAGATCCGCGGGCCACACGTCATGCGGGGTATCTGCCGCCGCAGCCGGGAGGACGTGTTCACTCCTGACGGCTTCTACCCGACCGGCGACCTCGGGCATCTCGACGACGACGGCTTCATGTTCTACCACGGCCGCAGCGACGACATGTTCAAGGTCAGCGGCGCGACGGTGTACCCCAGCGAGGTGGAGCGCGCGTTGCGGACCATCGACGGGGTGCTGAACGCGATCGTCACCGACGTGGCAGGTGCCGTCGGTGCCGTCGTGGTGTCGGCACGACCCGTGGACGAGCTGCGCGTCGAGGCCCGGAACCGGTTGAGCGCCTTCAAGGTCCCGACGGTGTGGCTCGTGACCGGCAAGGACGACGACATCCCTCGCAAGGCGTCGGGCAAGGTCGACGTCCGGGCGCTGCGCGAAGTCCTGCGCGAGCAGGTCAGGTGA
- the echA8_15 gene encoding enoyl-CoA hydratase/carnithine racemase, translating to MSPTFENITYEVDGHKATITLNRPNALNALSPHMVSELRNAYDEAENDDDIWILIVTGTGRAFCTGADVGEIPEDGRVIYERPYLSTYEQWEAPQEGTPPFRRMAKPVLTAVNGLCCGAGLDWITTGDIAIASDKATFFDPHVSIGLVAGREMVRLARILPRNIALRMALMGKHERMSAERAYELGMISEVVEHDKLLERAHEIADIVNSNAPLAVRGTRLAIHKTLDLPLHEAEILAETFRERVVRTDDAAEGPKAFMEKRTPNWQCR from the coding sequence ATGTCCCCCACTTTCGAGAACATCACCTACGAGGTCGACGGGCACAAGGCCACGATCACCTTGAACCGGCCCAATGCGCTCAACGCGCTGAGCCCGCACATGGTCTCAGAGCTTCGCAACGCCTACGACGAAGCCGAGAACGACGACGACATCTGGATCCTGATCGTGACCGGCACGGGCCGTGCGTTCTGCACCGGCGCCGATGTCGGGGAGATCCCCGAGGACGGCAGGGTCATCTACGAGCGGCCGTACCTGTCCACCTACGAGCAGTGGGAGGCGCCGCAGGAGGGCACTCCCCCGTTTCGGCGGATGGCCAAGCCGGTCCTCACTGCCGTGAACGGGTTGTGTTGTGGGGCAGGACTGGACTGGATCACCACCGGCGACATCGCGATCGCCTCCGACAAGGCCACGTTCTTTGATCCACACGTGAGCATCGGTCTGGTGGCCGGCCGCGAGATGGTCCGGCTGGCCCGGATCCTGCCGCGCAACATCGCGCTACGCATGGCGCTGATGGGCAAGCACGAGCGGATGAGCGCCGAACGGGCGTACGAGCTGGGCATGATCAGCGAGGTGGTCGAGCACGACAAACTGTTGGAGCGCGCGCACGAGATCGCCGACATCGTCAACTCGAATGCCCCGCTCGCGGTCCGGGGTACCCGGTTGGCCATCCACAAGACGCTCGACCTGCCGCTGCACGAGGCGGAGATCCTCGCCGAGACGTTCCGCGAGCGGGTGGTGCGCACCGACGACGCCGCCGAGGGCCCCAAGGCGTTCATGGAGAAGCGCACCCCCAACTGGCAGTGTCGATAA
- the echA8_14 gene encoding enoyl-CoA hydratase/carnithine racemase has translation MTTADDRVLFDVDRDKRIATITLNNPAQRNSYDAAMRETVGRYLDQVAEDDDITVVLLRGAEGVFSTGADMNNAYGWYGEKDSAQAKRRPSQRRRLTVDRKSFGFYHNFMGFPKVTVGEISGYALGGGFEMALMTDISVIARTTKIGMPATRFLGPALGSLHMFFHRLGPVLARRLLLTGDIVEAGSVEHLGVFTETCEADQVTKRARYWAEKAAKMPADGVVIAKEAFRLVEQSQAYQGEEVASYLFHAYGTNLQFAEGEFNFVKTRAQHGTKEAFRLRDEHFHVPEPE, from the coding sequence ATGACCACCGCCGATGACCGCGTGCTGTTCGACGTCGACCGCGACAAGCGGATCGCGACCATCACGCTGAACAACCCCGCGCAGCGCAACTCCTACGACGCGGCGATGCGCGAGACCGTCGGTCGCTACCTCGACCAGGTTGCCGAGGACGACGACATCACCGTCGTGTTGCTGCGCGGCGCCGAGGGGGTGTTCAGCACGGGGGCCGATATGAACAACGCGTACGGCTGGTATGGCGAGAAGGACTCGGCGCAAGCCAAGCGGCGCCCGAGCCAACGGCGCCGGCTCACGGTGGATCGCAAGTCGTTCGGCTTCTACCACAACTTCATGGGCTTTCCGAAGGTCACGGTGGGGGAGATCAGCGGGTACGCCCTGGGCGGCGGCTTCGAGATGGCGCTGATGACCGACATCTCCGTCATCGCCCGCACCACCAAGATCGGCATGCCTGCCACCCGGTTCCTGGGGCCCGCGCTGGGCAGCCTGCACATGTTCTTCCATCGGCTGGGCCCCGTGCTGGCGCGCCGACTGCTGCTGACCGGCGACATCGTCGAGGCCGGCTCGGTCGAACATCTCGGCGTCTTCACCGAGACCTGCGAGGCAGACCAGGTGACCAAGCGGGCCCGGTACTGGGCGGAGAAGGCCGCCAAGATGCCCGCCGACGGCGTCGTGATCGCCAAGGAGGCGTTCCGCCTCGTCGAGCAGAGCCAGGCCTACCAGGGCGAGGAAGTGGCGAGCTACCTGTTCCATGCGTACGGGACGAACCTGCAGTTCGCAGAGGGGGAATTCAACTTCGTCAAGACCCGCGCCCAGCACGGCACCAAGGAGGCGTTCCGGCTGCGTGACGAGCATTTCCATGTACCGGAGCCCGAGTAG
- the menE_1 gene encoding acyl-CoA synthetase: MGDHPLSRRIRDVLAIDPDAPAIEYEGQWVTWGQLYGLASQVHGVGVMGRQVGMLLRNTPAHVASFLGVLLGGGTVVVVNPSRGDERIRADLAARALPVVIGEQDDLTRLVRTPGTDTVAISTVRDPIRLTAARALVPEENRIGVAVRMLTSGTTGPPKRIDLTYDMLAHSVIGEGFDEAPTPKQLRRGVAIVNAPLVHIGGVFRVLQCVCEGRSFVLLDRFELTRWADAVRRHRPRAVSLVPAALRTVLHSDLTRDDLAGIQAVTSGTAPLSAEDADAFTEKFGMPVLTSYAATEFGGGVAGWTLADYQQYWQTKRGSVGRASLGAQLRVVDDDGRPLGVDQPGLLEVKPGQVGPAADWMRTTDLARIDSDGFVWILGRADQAIIRGGFKVMPDDVRSALESHPAVHSAAVVGRPDDRLGETPVAMVQPREPVDAATLEEFLRIHLAHYEVPTAIAIVEQMPCTPSGKPDLSAVRQHFETGATAGHG, encoded by the coding sequence ATGGGTGATCACCCGCTCAGCAGACGCATCAGGGACGTGCTCGCCATCGATCCGGACGCCCCTGCCATCGAATACGAAGGGCAATGGGTCACGTGGGGTCAGTTGTACGGACTGGCCTCGCAGGTCCACGGGGTCGGGGTGATGGGGCGCCAGGTCGGAATGCTGTTGCGCAACACGCCCGCCCATGTCGCGAGCTTCCTCGGTGTCCTGCTCGGTGGAGGCACCGTGGTGGTCGTCAACCCGTCGCGCGGCGACGAGCGCATCAGGGCCGACCTCGCCGCGCGGGCGCTGCCGGTGGTGATCGGCGAACAGGACGACCTGACGCGGCTGGTGCGCACCCCGGGCACCGACACGGTGGCGATCTCGACGGTTCGCGACCCCATCCGTTTGACCGCGGCCCGCGCCCTGGTGCCCGAGGAGAACCGCATCGGCGTCGCGGTGCGGATGCTGACCAGCGGCACGACCGGGCCGCCCAAGCGGATTGACCTCACCTACGACATGTTGGCGCACAGCGTGATCGGCGAAGGCTTCGACGAAGCGCCGACGCCGAAGCAACTGCGGCGCGGGGTGGCCATCGTCAACGCCCCGCTGGTGCACATCGGTGGGGTGTTCCGGGTGCTGCAGTGCGTCTGCGAGGGGCGTTCGTTCGTCCTTCTCGACCGTTTCGAACTGACGCGCTGGGCCGACGCGGTGCGGCGTCACCGTCCGCGCGCGGTGTCCCTTGTGCCCGCGGCACTGCGCACCGTGTTGCACTCGGACCTGACCCGCGACGATCTGGCCGGTATCCAGGCGGTCACCTCCGGCACCGCACCACTGTCCGCCGAGGACGCCGACGCGTTCACCGAGAAATTCGGCATGCCGGTGTTGACGTCTTATGCCGCAACCGAGTTCGGTGGCGGGGTTGCCGGCTGGACGCTGGCCGACTACCAGCAGTACTGGCAGACCAAGCGGGGCAGTGTGGGTAGGGCCAGCCTCGGCGCACAACTGCGCGTCGTCGACGATGACGGGCGCCCCCTCGGCGTCGATCAGCCCGGTCTACTCGAGGTCAAGCCCGGCCAGGTGGGCCCCGCGGCGGACTGGATGCGCACCACCGACCTGGCCCGCATCGATTCCGACGGGTTCGTATGGATCCTGGGACGCGCGGATCAAGCCATCATCCGCGGCGGTTTCAAGGTCATGCCTGACGATGTGCGCTCAGCACTCGAGAGCCACCCCGCGGTGCACAGCGCCGCTGTCGTCGGTCGACCCGACGATCGGCTCGGCGAGACACCGGTGGCGATGGTGCAGCCGCGCGAGCCGGTCGACGCCGCGACGCTCGAGGAGTTCCTCCGAATTCACTTGGCCCACTATGAGGTTCCCACCGCGATTGCGATCGTCGAGCAGATGCCGTGCACTCCCTCGGGTAAACCCGACCTGAGCGCGGTCCGGCAACACTTCGAGACCGGAGCCACCGCCGGCCATGGCTGA
- the trsA_1 gene encoding acyl-CoA synthetase: MADRTVGSVLRAQAAARGDHPLLICDADRVSYTDAERRSARLARGLICLGAGKGTHVGVLYPNGSAFVVAMLAAARIGAVVIPVSTLATAPEMREQLAHSDVEILLATGAYRSHDYRQRLADVEGLPLLRHVLVDTEPTELADADLLAALEADVEPCDELAIIYTSGSTSAPKGVVHTHAGLLDHQVVLNEIRGLTGEVRLFSNSPFFWIGGFAYSVLATLLAGATLLCSNAVDAGETLDLLEAEKPTMTNGFVAGIAHLARHPSLPSRDLSSIRRGNLYPIMASDVRPADPELRHTMLGMTESGSVILACADESDQPEHRRGSFGKPVPGFDVKVVYPDTGAPVGTGSVGELCARGPFMMQRYYKRSREECFDSDGWFHTGDLVRTDADGFFYFVGRRGSLIKTAGANVAPAEVERAIAKVTGGVVAHVIGLPDAERGQLVAAVIALEDGASFDETGCRERLKNELSSYKIPRRFAAVPAAHVPVLSSGKVDLSKLAEVFDV, translated from the coding sequence ATGGCTGACCGCACCGTCGGGTCGGTGCTGCGCGCGCAGGCCGCTGCGCGGGGTGATCACCCGCTGCTGATCTGCGATGCGGACCGGGTGAGCTATACCGACGCCGAACGCCGGTCGGCCCGGCTGGCTCGCGGGCTGATCTGTCTCGGCGCGGGCAAGGGCACGCACGTGGGCGTGTTGTATCCGAACGGGTCGGCGTTCGTCGTGGCGATGCTGGCCGCGGCGCGGATCGGCGCCGTGGTGATCCCGGTTTCGACGCTGGCGACCGCACCGGAGATGCGCGAGCAACTCGCCCACTCCGATGTCGAGATTCTCCTGGCCACAGGGGCATACCGATCTCACGACTACCGACAACGGCTCGCCGACGTCGAGGGCCTTCCGCTGCTCCGTCACGTTCTCGTCGACACCGAGCCGACGGAGTTGGCCGACGCCGACCTGTTGGCCGCGCTCGAAGCCGATGTCGAACCGTGCGACGAGTTGGCGATCATCTACACCTCGGGGTCCACCAGCGCACCCAAGGGTGTCGTGCACACGCACGCCGGGCTGCTAGACCACCAGGTGGTGCTCAATGAGATCCGCGGGCTGACCGGCGAGGTCAGGCTGTTCAGCAATTCGCCGTTCTTCTGGATCGGCGGGTTCGCCTATTCGGTGTTGGCCACCCTGCTCGCCGGCGCAACGCTGTTGTGCTCCAACGCCGTCGATGCCGGCGAAACACTCGACCTGCTGGAGGCCGAGAAGCCGACGATGACCAACGGGTTCGTGGCGGGTATCGCGCACCTGGCGCGACACCCCAGCCTGCCCAGCCGCGATCTGTCATCGATCAGGCGCGGCAACCTGTACCCGATCATGGCGTCCGACGTCCGGCCCGCCGACCCCGAACTGCGCCACACGATGCTCGGCATGACCGAATCCGGAAGCGTCATCCTCGCCTGCGCCGACGAATCCGATCAGCCCGAGCATCGGCGCGGATCGTTCGGCAAGCCGGTACCCGGATTCGATGTCAAGGTCGTCTATCCCGATACCGGAGCGCCCGTGGGCACCGGCTCCGTCGGTGAGCTGTGCGCCCGTGGGCCGTTCATGATGCAGCGGTATTACAAGCGCAGCCGGGAGGAGTGCTTCGACTCCGACGGCTGGTTCCACACCGGCGACCTCGTTCGCACTGACGCCGACGGCTTCTTCTACTTCGTCGGCCGCCGCGGCTCGCTGATCAAGACCGCGGGCGCCAATGTCGCACCCGCGGAGGTGGAACGGGCGATCGCGAAGGTGACCGGCGGTGTCGTCGCGCACGTGATCGGCCTCCCCGACGCCGAACGCGGCCAGCTGGTCGCCGCGGTCATCGCGCTGGAAGACGGTGCGTCATTCGACGAGACCGGATGTCGTGAGCGACTCAAGAACGAGCTGTCTTCCTACAAGATCCCACGGCGGTTCGCCGCAGTGCCCGCTGCCCACGTCCCGGTGTTGTCGAGCGGAAAGGTCGACTTGTCGAAATTGGCAGAGGTTTTCGATGTCTGA
- the echA16_1 gene encoding EchA16_1 gives MSEPSFETILVDVDATDHVATITLNRPESLNAFNRAMCEEMSQAWQLVKTDDAVNAVVLRAAGDRAFSAGLDIKESYGQPQNVWNHEDPGEHLSPKWQKMWKPVVCAVHGMCTAGAFYFLNEADVVICSQDATFFDSHVSAGLVCALEPIGLMRRVGLAQSLRIALMGNDERVSATTALQMGLVTEVVPAGHLWTRAHEIAAGIAAKPPSATQGTVKAIWESLEKPYRAAMEQNLIYTRLGNPLGQAELAQAPTATRSEPRIR, from the coding sequence ATGTCGGAGCCGTCGTTCGAGACCATCCTCGTCGATGTGGACGCCACCGACCACGTCGCGACCATCACGCTGAACCGACCGGAGTCGCTGAACGCCTTCAACCGCGCGATGTGTGAGGAGATGTCGCAGGCGTGGCAGCTCGTCAAGACCGACGACGCGGTCAACGCGGTGGTGCTTCGTGCGGCGGGCGACCGCGCGTTCAGCGCGGGCCTGGATATCAAGGAGTCCTACGGCCAGCCTCAAAACGTGTGGAACCACGAGGATCCCGGCGAGCACCTCAGCCCGAAGTGGCAGAAGATGTGGAAGCCGGTTGTCTGCGCGGTCCACGGCATGTGCACAGCGGGGGCGTTCTATTTTCTCAACGAGGCCGACGTGGTCATCTGTTCGCAGGATGCCACCTTCTTCGACTCCCACGTGAGCGCAGGCCTGGTGTGCGCACTGGAACCGATCGGGCTGATGCGACGCGTCGGCCTTGCCCAGTCGCTGCGGATCGCGTTGATGGGCAACGACGAACGCGTCAGCGCCACCACGGCTCTGCAGATGGGCTTGGTGACGGAGGTGGTTCCCGCCGGCCACCTGTGGACACGCGCACACGAGATCGCCGCCGGCATCGCCGCAAAACCGCCCTCAGCGACACAAGGCACCGTCAAGGCGATCTGGGAGTCGCTGGAGAAGCCCTATCGCGCAGCGATGGAGCAGAACTTGATCTACACCCGGCTGGGCAATCCGCTCGGTCAGGCCGAGTTGGCCCAAGCGCCAACGGCCACGCGATCCGAACCGAGGATCCGCTGA
- the paaJ gene encoding acetyl-CoA C-acyltransferase, translating to MGTPVIVGAARTAIGRSFKGTLVNTPPETLITAVLPEVIRRSGIDPNDIDDLIFAESHYGGGDLARYAADAAGLPDVPGQSVNRHCAGSLTAIGNAAAQIGSGMERALIAGGVQSLSMTPLVNWRIPGPELKFEEKWMPPTHVETPDAPTRDMSITVGWNTAQSVGITREEMDAWAARSHQRAIAAIDAGKFVDEIVPLKVQQFDGSVTEFSVDEHPRRDTTAEKLAGLKPLHPEIEGFSITAGNSSGTNDAAAAVALVDSDYAAANNLTTLATVKAWAAAGVPPRDCGLGAVKVIGKVLDRAGLKPSDVTLWEINEAFASVPIAACREYGIDEELVNFSGSGCSLGHPIAASGARMVTTLVYELQRRGGGIGVAAMCAGGGQGGAVVVEV from the coding sequence ATGGGAACACCCGTCATCGTCGGTGCCGCCAGGACCGCGATCGGCCGATCCTTCAAGGGGACGCTGGTCAACACTCCGCCGGAGACGCTGATCACCGCCGTCCTGCCGGAGGTGATCCGTCGCTCGGGTATCGACCCCAACGACATCGACGATCTGATCTTCGCCGAATCCCATTATGGCGGGGGCGATTTGGCGCGCTATGCGGCCGACGCGGCCGGGTTGCCGGATGTCCCGGGCCAGTCGGTGAACCGGCACTGCGCGGGCAGCCTCACCGCGATCGGCAACGCCGCGGCGCAGATCGGCTCCGGTATGGAACGTGCGCTGATCGCCGGCGGTGTGCAGTCGCTGTCGATGACGCCGCTGGTCAACTGGCGTATCCCGGGCCCTGAACTGAAGTTCGAAGAGAAGTGGATGCCGCCCACCCACGTCGAGACGCCGGACGCGCCGACGCGCGACATGTCGATCACCGTCGGGTGGAACACCGCGCAGTCGGTCGGCATCACGCGCGAGGAGATGGACGCCTGGGCTGCGCGCTCACACCAGCGCGCGATCGCCGCGATCGACGCGGGCAAGTTCGTCGACGAGATCGTGCCGCTGAAGGTGCAGCAGTTCGATGGCTCGGTCACCGAGTTCAGCGTCGACGAGCACCCGCGCCGCGACACCACGGCCGAGAAGCTGGCCGGGCTCAAGCCCCTGCACCCCGAGATCGAGGGCTTCTCGATCACCGCGGGCAACAGCAGCGGCACCAACGACGCGGCCGCCGCGGTAGCGCTAGTCGACAGCGACTATGCCGCCGCCAACAACCTGACCACGCTGGCCACCGTGAAGGCCTGGGCCGCAGCGGGTGTGCCGCCGCGCGACTGCGGGCTCGGTGCGGTGAAGGTGATCGGCAAGGTGCTCGACCGCGCCGGCCTCAAGCCGTCCGACGTCACGCTGTGGGAGATCAACGAGGCTTTCGCGTCGGTGCCGATCGCGGCGTGCCGCGAGTACGGCATCGACGAGGAGCTGGTGAACTTCTCCGGAAGTGGTTGCAGCCTCGGCCATCCCATCGCGGCGTCGGGCGCGCGGATGGTCACCACGCTGGTCTACGAATTGCAGCGGCGCGGCGGCGGAATCGGCGTCGCGGCCATGTGTGCCGGCGGCGGCCAGGGCGGCGCGGTCGTCGTCGAGGTCTAG
- the fcbB2_3 gene encoding enoyl-CoA hydratase/carnithine racemase encodes MTDAADDGVVETSRDGAILRITLNRPSRRNALSRSMTDTLVATLTAAATDDSLRAVHIRGEGSDFCAGVDWVASNAGDRRPRTGDILRRQPHTAHRVVELVHTLHLPVVCTVRGWAAALGCNLALAADFTVAAKDAVFWEPFLGRGFSPDSGSTWLLPRLVGLARAKRMLLLGERVSGADAAQWGLIHAAVPEDELSAVSDELVERLASGPTVAMGFAKQSMHYGQHASLSDTMDRELYNVELSCRTTDFKEGLAAFRDKRPPEFQGR; translated from the coding sequence GTGACCGATGCGGCTGACGACGGCGTGGTCGAGACCTCGCGCGACGGCGCGATCCTGCGTATCACGCTGAACCGCCCTTCGCGGCGTAACGCGTTGAGCCGCAGCATGACCGACACGCTCGTGGCGACATTGACCGCAGCCGCCACCGACGATTCCCTCCGCGCCGTGCACATCCGTGGCGAAGGGTCGGATTTCTGCGCCGGGGTCGACTGGGTGGCTTCCAACGCCGGTGACCGGCGTCCCCGCACCGGCGATATCCTCCGGCGCCAACCCCACACCGCGCACCGAGTGGTCGAACTGGTCCATACACTTCATCTACCGGTGGTGTGCACGGTGCGCGGCTGGGCCGCCGCGCTCGGTTGCAACCTGGCGCTGGCAGCCGACTTCACCGTGGCCGCCAAGGACGCCGTGTTCTGGGAGCCGTTTCTCGGCCGCGGTTTCAGCCCCGACTCGGGTTCGACCTGGCTGCTGCCCCGCCTCGTCGGGCTGGCACGCGCCAAGCGGATGCTGCTGCTGGGCGAGAGGGTCAGCGGCGCCGACGCGGCGCAGTGGGGTCTGATCCACGCTGCGGTGCCCGAAGACGAATTGTCCGCGGTGAGCGACGAACTCGTCGAGCGGTTGGCATCCGGGCCGACCGTCGCGATGGGCTTTGCCAAACAATCCATGCACTACGGTCAGCACGCGTCGCTTTCCGACACCATGGACAGGGAGCTCTACAACGTCGAGTTATCCTGCCGAACCACCGATTTCAAAGAAGGGCTGGCGGCGTTCCGCGACAAGCGCCCGCCGGAATTCCAAGGGCGCTGA